A stretch of Prionailurus bengalensis isolate Pbe53 chromosome E4, Fcat_Pben_1.1_paternal_pri, whole genome shotgun sequence DNA encodes these proteins:
- the RGS4 gene encoding regulator of G-protein signaling 4 isoform X1 gives MCKGLAGLPASCLRSAKDMKHRLGFLLQKSDSCEHNSSHSKKDKVVVCQRVSQEEVKKWAESLENLISHECGLAAFKAFLKSEYSEENIDFWISCEEYKKIKSPSKLSPKAKKIYNEFISVQATKEVNLDSCTREETSRNMLEPTITCFDEAQKRIFNLMEKDSYRRFLKSRFYLDLADSSSAGSEKQKGAKSPADCPSLVPQCA, from the exons ATGTGCAAAGGACTTGCAGGTCTCCCGGCCTCTTGCCTGAGGAG tgcaaaagacatgaaacaTCGGCTGGGTTTCCTGCTGCAGAAATCTGATTCCTGCGAACATAATTCTTCCCACAGCAAGAAGGACAAAGTGGTGGTTTGTCAGAG GGTGAGCCAAGAGGAAGTAAAAAAATGGGCTGAATCACTGGAAAACCTGATTAGCCATGAAT GTGGGCTGGCGGCTTTCAAAGCTTTCTTGAAGTCTGAATACAGCGAGGAGAACATTGACTTCTGGATTAGCTGTGAAGAGTACAAGAAAATCAAATCGCCCTCCAAACTGAGTCCCAAGGCGAAAAAGATCTATAATGAATTCATCTCAGTCCAGGCCACTAAAGAG GTAAACCTGGATTCTTGCACCAGGGAGGAGACAAGCCGGAACATGCTGGAGCCCACGATAACCTGCTTTGATGAGGCCCAGAAGAGGATTTTCAACCTGATGGAAAAGGATTCCTACCGCCGCTTCCTCAAGTCCCGATTCTATCTTGATTTGGCCGACTCCTCCAGCGCTGGCTCGGAGAAGCAGAAAGGAGCCAAGAGTCCCGCAGACTGTCCTTCTCTGGTCCCCCAGTGCGCCTGA
- the RGS4 gene encoding regulator of G-protein signaling 4 isoform X2, with amino-acid sequence MCKGLAGLPASCLRSAKDMKHRLGFLLQKSDSCEHNSSHSKKDKVVVCQRVSQEEVKKWAESLENLISHECKPGFLHQGGDKPEHAGAHDNLL; translated from the exons ATGTGCAAAGGACTTGCAGGTCTCCCGGCCTCTTGCCTGAGGAG tgcaaaagacatgaaacaTCGGCTGGGTTTCCTGCTGCAGAAATCTGATTCCTGCGAACATAATTCTTCCCACAGCAAGAAGGACAAAGTGGTGGTTTGTCAGAG GGTGAGCCAAGAGGAAGTAAAAAAATGGGCTGAATCACTGGAAAACCTGATTAGCCATGAAT GTAAACCTGGATTCTTGCACCAGGGAGGAGACAAGCCGGAACATGCTGGAGCCCACGATAACCTGCTTTGA